A single window of Zootoca vivipara chromosome 17, rZooViv1.1, whole genome shotgun sequence DNA harbors:
- the BBS1 gene encoding Bardet-Biedl syndrome 1 protein isoform X2, translating to MSTQNIQANSKWLDAHYDPVASLYTFSSCVTLADLHGDGDCKLVVGDLGPTGHEMKLKVYHGMDLLSENVLLDLPTSVAAFLMERHELCVPAVGVAAGPYIYVYKNMRPYFRYALPPLEVNSTEKDVWEQAKEDKVDLLSMKETLEMIRENADRENTEPPLSVQSLRFLALDPPEMESFVNQYKTQPLKRQSLITCMTTLKKSVADEGSISCLVLGTENSDIIILDPEPFSMLVQTKVPSVPAFLDVTGQYDVEYRLIVACRNGCIYILRRNSKRYKYCIELSSQAVGLSWVQKNIVVACSDETLQSFTQKGKKLWVVPLPATPITLSLIDEKFQSFYAVVVALANMEVHIYQDKNLVNIIQTQDVVSSICFGRYGREDNTLVMTTKGGGLIIKILKRTATFDKRDAVVGAPVAQSIKLNVPKKTKLYVDQTLRERESGVAMHRVFQTDLSRIRLMAARAYAQALQCNMTPVSESAQEQLKMNAVVQGMGPTFKLTLNLQNMSDTRAVANLLISFLYDEKLYSIEHPFFKTPMLVPGLNYPLATFVECLSEQGTSDIIKVFVLHEGEPEPLLTAHINMPVSEGLAAV from the exons atgtcaactcagaa CATTCAAGCCAATTCCAAATGGCTGGATGCCCACTACGACCCGGTGGCCAGCCTCTACACATTTTCCTCTTGCGTCA CCTTGGCTGACTTGCATGGTGATGGAGACTGTAAG ctGGTGGTGGGCGACCTGGGCCCTACAGGACACGAGATGAAGCTGAAGGTGTACCATGGCATGGACCTCCTGAGCGAGAATGTCCTGTTGGACTTGCCCACAAGTGTGGCTGCCTTCCTGATGGAGCGTCATGAGCTGTGTGTTCCTGCTGTGGGGGTGGCTGCCGGTCCCTACATCTACGTGTACAAGAACATGCGCCCCTACTTCCGCTATGCTCTGCCCCCCTTGGAAGTCAACTCCACAGAGAAGGATGTCTGGGAGCAGGCAAAGGAg GACAAGGTTGACCTTCTGTCAATGAAGGAGACACTGGAGATGATCCG GGAAAACGCAGACAGAGAAAATACGGAGCCGCCCTTGTCAGTGCAGTCCTTGAG GTTCCTGGCCCTTGACCCTCCTGAGATGGAGTCGTTTGTGAACCAGTATAAAACGCAACCGCTCAAGCGCCAG TCACTGATTACCTGCATGACTACCCTGAAGAAGAGTGTGGCAGACGAGGGCTCTATCAGCTGCCTGGTGCTTGGGACGGAGAACAGCGACATCATCATCTTGGATCCTGAGCCCTTCAGTATGCTGGTGCAG ACAAAGGTACCAAGCGTGCCGGCCTTCCTGGACGTCACAGGGCAGTACGATGTGGAATATCGGCTCATTGTGGCCTGCCGTAATGGGTGCATCTACATCCTCcgcag GAACTCCAAGCGATACAAATACTGCATTGAGCTGAGTTCTCAAGCCGTGGGCTTGTCCTGGGTCCAAAAGAACATTGTGGTGGCCTGCTCCGACGAGACCCTTCAAAGCTTTACTCAGAAG gggaagaagctctGGGTGGTCCCATTGCCAGCCACCCCCATCACTTTGAGTCTCATAGATGAGAAGTTTCAGAGCTTCTATGCTGTGGTGGTCGCCTTGGCCAATATGGAGGTGCACATATACCAGGACAAGAACCTTGTGAACATCATTCAAACGCAG GACGTTGTCAGCAGCATCTGCTTTGGCCGCTACGGGAGGGAAGATAACACGCTTGTCATGACCACCAAAG GCGGGGGCCTGATCATCAAGATCCTAAAACGCACCGCCACGTTTGACAAGCGCGACGCGGTTGTTGGAGCCCCCGTCGCCCAGAGCATCAAGCTCAACGTGCCCAAGAAGACAAAGCTGTATGTGGACCAGACGCTACGGGAGCGGGAGAGTGGCGTGG CCATGCACCGGGTGTTTCAGACGGACCTGAGCCGCATCCGACTCATGGCAGCCCGTGCCTACGCCCAAGCGCTGCAGTGCAACATGACGCCCGTCTCCGAGTCGGCGCAGGAGCAGCTGAAGATGAACGCTGtg GTCCAGGGCATGGGCCCCACCTTCAAGTTGACCCTTAACCTCCAGAACATGTCAGATACCCGTGCAGTCGCCAACCTTCTCATCAGCTTTCTGTATGATGAAAAACTCTATTCCATTGAGCATCCTTTCTTTAAG ACTCCCATGTTGGTTCCAGGATTGAATTACCCCCTGGCCACCTTTGTAGAGTGTCTGAGCGAACAAGGGACCTCGGATATTATTAAG GTGTTCGTGTTGCACGAGGGGGAGCCTGAGCCGCTGCTGACGGCTCACATCAACATGCCTGTCAGCGAAGGCCTGGCGGCTGTGTGA
- the BBS1 gene encoding Bardet-Biedl syndrome 1 protein isoform X3: MPTTTRWPASTHFPLASLVVGDLGPTGHEMKLKVYHGMDLLSENVLLDLPTSVAAFLMERHELCVPAVGVAAGPYIYVYKNMRPYFRYALPPLEVNSTEKDVWEQAKEDKVDLLSMKETLEMIRENADRENTEPPLSVQSLRFLALDPPEMESFVNQYKTQPLKRQSLITCMTTLKKSVADEGSISCLVLGTENSDIIILDPEPFSMLVQTKVPSVPAFLDVTGQYDVEYRLIVACRNGCIYILRRNSKRYKYCIELSSQAVGLSWVQKNIVVACSDETLQSFTQKGKKLWVVPLPATPITLSLIDEKFQSFYAVVVALANMEVHIYQDKNLVNIIQTQDVVSSICFGRYGREDNTLVMTTKGGGLIIKILKRTATFDKRDAVVGAPVAQSIKLNVPKKTKLYVDQTLRERESGVAMHRVFQTDLSRIRLMAARAYAQALQCNMTPVSESAQEQLKMNAVVQGMGPTFKLTLNLQNMSDTRAVANLLISFLYDEKLYSIEHPFFKTPMLVPGLNYPLATFVECLSEQGTSDIIKVFVLHEGEPEPLLTAHINMPVSEGLAAV, from the exons ATGCCCACTACGACCCGGTGGCCAGCCTCTACACATTTTCCTCTTGCGTCA ctGGTGGTGGGCGACCTGGGCCCTACAGGACACGAGATGAAGCTGAAGGTGTACCATGGCATGGACCTCCTGAGCGAGAATGTCCTGTTGGACTTGCCCACAAGTGTGGCTGCCTTCCTGATGGAGCGTCATGAGCTGTGTGTTCCTGCTGTGGGGGTGGCTGCCGGTCCCTACATCTACGTGTACAAGAACATGCGCCCCTACTTCCGCTATGCTCTGCCCCCCTTGGAAGTCAACTCCACAGAGAAGGATGTCTGGGAGCAGGCAAAGGAg GACAAGGTTGACCTTCTGTCAATGAAGGAGACACTGGAGATGATCCG GGAAAACGCAGACAGAGAAAATACGGAGCCGCCCTTGTCAGTGCAGTCCTTGAG GTTCCTGGCCCTTGACCCTCCTGAGATGGAGTCGTTTGTGAACCAGTATAAAACGCAACCGCTCAAGCGCCAG TCACTGATTACCTGCATGACTACCCTGAAGAAGAGTGTGGCAGACGAGGGCTCTATCAGCTGCCTGGTGCTTGGGACGGAGAACAGCGACATCATCATCTTGGATCCTGAGCCCTTCAGTATGCTGGTGCAG ACAAAGGTACCAAGCGTGCCGGCCTTCCTGGACGTCACAGGGCAGTACGATGTGGAATATCGGCTCATTGTGGCCTGCCGTAATGGGTGCATCTACATCCTCcgcag GAACTCCAAGCGATACAAATACTGCATTGAGCTGAGTTCTCAAGCCGTGGGCTTGTCCTGGGTCCAAAAGAACATTGTGGTGGCCTGCTCCGACGAGACCCTTCAAAGCTTTACTCAGAAG gggaagaagctctGGGTGGTCCCATTGCCAGCCACCCCCATCACTTTGAGTCTCATAGATGAGAAGTTTCAGAGCTTCTATGCTGTGGTGGTCGCCTTGGCCAATATGGAGGTGCACATATACCAGGACAAGAACCTTGTGAACATCATTCAAACGCAG GACGTTGTCAGCAGCATCTGCTTTGGCCGCTACGGGAGGGAAGATAACACGCTTGTCATGACCACCAAAG GCGGGGGCCTGATCATCAAGATCCTAAAACGCACCGCCACGTTTGACAAGCGCGACGCGGTTGTTGGAGCCCCCGTCGCCCAGAGCATCAAGCTCAACGTGCCCAAGAAGACAAAGCTGTATGTGGACCAGACGCTACGGGAGCGGGAGAGTGGCGTGG CCATGCACCGGGTGTTTCAGACGGACCTGAGCCGCATCCGACTCATGGCAGCCCGTGCCTACGCCCAAGCGCTGCAGTGCAACATGACGCCCGTCTCCGAGTCGGCGCAGGAGCAGCTGAAGATGAACGCTGtg GTCCAGGGCATGGGCCCCACCTTCAAGTTGACCCTTAACCTCCAGAACATGTCAGATACCCGTGCAGTCGCCAACCTTCTCATCAGCTTTCTGTATGATGAAAAACTCTATTCCATTGAGCATCCTTTCTTTAAG ACTCCCATGTTGGTTCCAGGATTGAATTACCCCCTGGCCACCTTTGTAGAGTGTCTGAGCGAACAAGGGACCTCGGATATTATTAAG GTGTTCGTGTTGCACGAGGGGGAGCCTGAGCCGCTGCTGACGGCTCACATCAACATGCCTGTCAGCGAAGGCCTGGCGGCTGTGTGA
- the DPP3 gene encoding dipeptidyl peptidase 3 translates to MVDPQYVLPNDIGVAMLDCTEAFHLLSLEEKLYAHYLSRACWYGGLVVLQQTSPEAPAIYALLSRLFRSQDPTRLGEVAHSLGLSDEEHQAFLVYAAAFYANMGNYKSFGDTKFVPNLPKEKLKQLVWASQAFADHPKEMEALWGCCAERMFSLEPTQKHLGLCGQGTSTYFSANCTTEDAKLAQDFLDSENISAYNTRLFKTKVDGKVNYEVRLASVLSDDSQLDADMSAKIKCFEFGGCFFTVTRGDYSPLLEKVVENLQKAQRHAANPTQAEMLSHYIASFTQGSIVEHKEGSRCWIRDKGPIVESYIGFIESYRDPYGSRGEFEGFVAVVNKAMSAKFARLVAAAERLLEELPWPRAFEKDAFLKPDFTSLDVLTFAGSGIPAGINIPNYDDIRQTDGFKNVSLGNVLAVAYSTQKEKLTFLAEEDKDLYIQWKGPSFEVQVGLHELLGHGSGKLFVQDDSGAFNFDHKAVINPETGEQIRSWYRGGETWDSKFSNVASSYEECRAECVGLYLCLNKEVLGIFELKGEDAEDVIYINWLNMVRAGLLALEFYTPESGTWRQAHMQARFVILRVLLEAGGGLVSLQRTTGRDGKPDAVVSLDRSKISTIGKPALEHFLRKLQVLKSTADVAGGRSLYEAYSAVTDEEPQHFLSLRKTVLLRKEERKLFVQANTRLQGKDVVLVQYESSAAGLVKSFCDRFREDAEVLEKYLLELAQADAHFWES, encoded by the exons ATGGTGGATCCCCAGTATGTTCTGCCCAACGATATTGGCGTTGCAATGTTGGACTGCACCGAAGCCTTCCACCTCTTATCTTTGGAGGAAAAGCTGTACGCTCACTACCTGTCGCGGGCCTGTTGGTACGGGGGGCTGGTGGTGCTGCAGCAGACCTCCCCAGAGGCGCCTGCCATCTATGCCCTTCTCTCACGGCTCTTCCGGTCCCAGGACCCGACTCGGTTAGGCGAGGTGGCGCACTCGCTCGGCCTCTCAGACGAGGAGCATCAG GCCTTCCTGGTTTACGCTGCCGCCTTCTATGCCAACATGGGCAACTATAAATCTTTCGGGGACACCAAATTTGTGCCCAACCTTCCGAAG gagAAGCTGAAGCAGCTGGTGTGGGCGAGCCAGGCGTTTGCGGACCACCCAAAAGAGATGGAGGCGCTGTGGGGCTGCTGTGCAGAGCGCATGTTCTCCCTAGAGCCGACACAAAAGCACTTGGGGCTCTGTGGCCAG GGCACATCTACTTACTTCTCTGCAAACTGCACCACGGAAGATGCAAAGCTGGCCCAGGACTTCCTTGATTCTGAG AACATCAGTGCTTACAACACAAGGCTTTTTAAGACGAAGGTAGATGGCAAAGTGAACTACGAGGTTCGTCTGGCTTCGGTGCTTTCAGATG ATTCTCAGCTTGACGCTGACATGTCAGCCAAGATTAAATGTTTTGAGTTTGGCGGCTGCTTCTTCACTGTGACACGAGGAGATTACTCCCCGCTTCTGGAGAAGGTTGTGGAGAACTTGCAGAAAGCCCAg CGACACGCAGCCAACCCCACGCAGGCAGAGATGCTGTCTCACTACATTGCCAGTTTCACGCAAGGCTCCATCGTGGAACACAAGGAAGGCTCCCGCTGCTGGATTCGCGACAAGGGGCCCATTGTGGAGAG CTATATAGGTTTCATCGAAAGCTACCGAGATCCCTATGGTTCCCGTGGGGAATTTGAAG GCTTCGTTGCGGTTGTGAACAAGGCCATGAGTGCAAAGTTCGCTCGACTTGTGGCAGCGGCTGAGCGCTTGCTGGAGGAGCTGCCGTGGCCTCGCGCCTTCGAGAAAGACGCTTTCCTGAAGCCCGACTTCACCTCGCTTGACGTGCTGACCTTTGCCGGGAGCGGGATCCCCGCCGGCATCAACATCCCAAATT ATGATGACATCCGCCAGACAGACGGCTTCAAGAACGTCTCGCTGGGGAATGTGCTAGCTGTGGCCTACTCCACACAGAAGGAGAAGCTGACATTCCTGGCAGAAGAggacaag GATCTCTACATCCAGTGGAAGGGGCCTTCCTTCGAGGTTCAAGTTGGACTCCATGAACTCCTGGGTCACGGCAGCGGGAAGCTCTTTGTCCAG GATGACTCCGGGGCCTTCAACTTTGACCACAAGGCAGTGATCAACCCAGAAACGGGAGAACAG ATTAGAAGCTGGTACCGAGGCGGCGAGACATGGGACAGCAAGTTTTCGAACGTTGCATCGAGTTACGAGGAGTGCCGGGCCGAGTGTGTGGGGCTGTACCTGTGCCTGAACAAGGAGGTTTTGGG GATCTTTGAACTGAAAGGAGAAGATGCTGAAGATGTGATCTACATTAACTGGCTGAACATGGTGCGTGCCGGGCTGCTGGCGCTGGAGTTCTACACTCCGGAGTCCGGAACATGGCGGCAG GCCCACATGCAGGCGCGCTTTGTCATCTTGAGGGTTCTCCTGGAAGCTGGCGGGGGACTGGTATCTCTGCAACGTACCACCGGCAGAGATGGCAAACCCGATGCGGTGGTGTCCCTGGACCGCAGCAAGATCAGCACGATAGGGAAGCCTGCACTGGAGCACTTTCTCCGCAAACTGCAG GTGCTGAAGTCCACAGCGGATGTGGCAGGTGGGCGCAGCCTCTACGAGGCGTACTCTGCGGTGACAGACGAGGAGCCCCAGCATTTCCTGAGCCTGCGCAAGACTGTGCTGCTGCGCAAGGAAGAACGCAAGTTGTTTGTCCAAGCAAACACCCGCCTGCAAG GTAAAGATGTTGTACTGGTGCAGTATGAAAGCAGTGCAGCGGGGCTCGTCAAATCTTTCTGCGACCGTTTCCGTGAAGATGCTGAAGTATTGGAGAAGTATCTGTTGGAGCTGGCACAGGCCGATGCCCATTTCTGGGAATCCTGA
- the BBS1 gene encoding Bardet-Biedl syndrome 1 protein isoform X1, with amino-acid sequence MAAATLPSSSSGAAGDGIQANSKWLDAHYDPVASLYTFSSCVTLADLHGDGDCKLVVGDLGPTGHEMKLKVYHGMDLLSENVLLDLPTSVAAFLMERHELCVPAVGVAAGPYIYVYKNMRPYFRYALPPLEVNSTEKDVWEQAKEDKVDLLSMKETLEMIRENADRENTEPPLSVQSLRFLALDPPEMESFVNQYKTQPLKRQSLITCMTTLKKSVADEGSISCLVLGTENSDIIILDPEPFSMLVQTKVPSVPAFLDVTGQYDVEYRLIVACRNGCIYILRRNSKRYKYCIELSSQAVGLSWVQKNIVVACSDETLQSFTQKGKKLWVVPLPATPITLSLIDEKFQSFYAVVVALANMEVHIYQDKNLVNIIQTQDVVSSICFGRYGREDNTLVMTTKGGGLIIKILKRTATFDKRDAVVGAPVAQSIKLNVPKKTKLYVDQTLRERESGVAMHRVFQTDLSRIRLMAARAYAQALQCNMTPVSESAQEQLKMNAVVQGMGPTFKLTLNLQNMSDTRAVANLLISFLYDEKLYSIEHPFFKTPMLVPGLNYPLATFVECLSEQGTSDIIKVFVLHEGEPEPLLTAHINMPVSEGLAAV; translated from the exons ATGGCGGCCGCGACGCTGCCTTCCTCGTCCTCGGGAGCAGCTGGCGACGG CATTCAAGCCAATTCCAAATGGCTGGATGCCCACTACGACCCGGTGGCCAGCCTCTACACATTTTCCTCTTGCGTCA CCTTGGCTGACTTGCATGGTGATGGAGACTGTAAG ctGGTGGTGGGCGACCTGGGCCCTACAGGACACGAGATGAAGCTGAAGGTGTACCATGGCATGGACCTCCTGAGCGAGAATGTCCTGTTGGACTTGCCCACAAGTGTGGCTGCCTTCCTGATGGAGCGTCATGAGCTGTGTGTTCCTGCTGTGGGGGTGGCTGCCGGTCCCTACATCTACGTGTACAAGAACATGCGCCCCTACTTCCGCTATGCTCTGCCCCCCTTGGAAGTCAACTCCACAGAGAAGGATGTCTGGGAGCAGGCAAAGGAg GACAAGGTTGACCTTCTGTCAATGAAGGAGACACTGGAGATGATCCG GGAAAACGCAGACAGAGAAAATACGGAGCCGCCCTTGTCAGTGCAGTCCTTGAG GTTCCTGGCCCTTGACCCTCCTGAGATGGAGTCGTTTGTGAACCAGTATAAAACGCAACCGCTCAAGCGCCAG TCACTGATTACCTGCATGACTACCCTGAAGAAGAGTGTGGCAGACGAGGGCTCTATCAGCTGCCTGGTGCTTGGGACGGAGAACAGCGACATCATCATCTTGGATCCTGAGCCCTTCAGTATGCTGGTGCAG ACAAAGGTACCAAGCGTGCCGGCCTTCCTGGACGTCACAGGGCAGTACGATGTGGAATATCGGCTCATTGTGGCCTGCCGTAATGGGTGCATCTACATCCTCcgcag GAACTCCAAGCGATACAAATACTGCATTGAGCTGAGTTCTCAAGCCGTGGGCTTGTCCTGGGTCCAAAAGAACATTGTGGTGGCCTGCTCCGACGAGACCCTTCAAAGCTTTACTCAGAAG gggaagaagctctGGGTGGTCCCATTGCCAGCCACCCCCATCACTTTGAGTCTCATAGATGAGAAGTTTCAGAGCTTCTATGCTGTGGTGGTCGCCTTGGCCAATATGGAGGTGCACATATACCAGGACAAGAACCTTGTGAACATCATTCAAACGCAG GACGTTGTCAGCAGCATCTGCTTTGGCCGCTACGGGAGGGAAGATAACACGCTTGTCATGACCACCAAAG GCGGGGGCCTGATCATCAAGATCCTAAAACGCACCGCCACGTTTGACAAGCGCGACGCGGTTGTTGGAGCCCCCGTCGCCCAGAGCATCAAGCTCAACGTGCCCAAGAAGACAAAGCTGTATGTGGACCAGACGCTACGGGAGCGGGAGAGTGGCGTGG CCATGCACCGGGTGTTTCAGACGGACCTGAGCCGCATCCGACTCATGGCAGCCCGTGCCTACGCCCAAGCGCTGCAGTGCAACATGACGCCCGTCTCCGAGTCGGCGCAGGAGCAGCTGAAGATGAACGCTGtg GTCCAGGGCATGGGCCCCACCTTCAAGTTGACCCTTAACCTCCAGAACATGTCAGATACCCGTGCAGTCGCCAACCTTCTCATCAGCTTTCTGTATGATGAAAAACTCTATTCCATTGAGCATCCTTTCTTTAAG ACTCCCATGTTGGTTCCAGGATTGAATTACCCCCTGGCCACCTTTGTAGAGTGTCTGAGCGAACAAGGGACCTCGGATATTATTAAG GTGTTCGTGTTGCACGAGGGGGAGCCTGAGCCGCTGCTGACGGCTCACATCAACATGCCTGTCAGCGAAGGCCTGGCGGCTGTGTGA